One genomic window of Flexivirga oryzae includes the following:
- a CDS encoding molybdenum cofactor biosynthesis protein MoaE: MTQPDPRVRLVDLRDTPLSVDEALAAVTDPAAGGMALFVGTVRQQDHAKAVDLLDYSAHPSAVDVMREVAESVVTDEITALAAVHRVGRLHVGDLAVVVAVSAPHRGAALTVCREMIDTLKHRVPIWKHQAFSDGSDEWVGL, from the coding sequence ATGACGCAGCCGGACCCTCGCGTACGCCTGGTCGACCTGCGCGACACACCGCTGTCGGTCGACGAGGCGCTGGCCGCCGTCACCGATCCGGCAGCCGGCGGCATGGCGCTCTTCGTCGGGACCGTCCGGCAGCAGGATCACGCGAAAGCTGTTGATCTGCTTGACTACTCGGCACACCCGTCGGCAGTGGACGTGATGCGTGAGGTTGCGGAGTCGGTGGTCACCGACGAGATCACCGCGCTGGCGGCGGTGCACCGCGTGGGCCGACTGCACGTGGGGGACCTGGCCGTGGTGGTTGCGGTGAGTGCTCCGCACCGGGGAGCCGCACTCACAGTTTGCAGGGAGATGATCGACACTCTCAAGCACCGGGTGCCGATCTGGAAGCACCAGGCGTTCAGTGACGGAAGCGACGAATGGGTCGGGCTGTAG
- a CDS encoding YlbL family protein yields MAAGTNERGRLDGATGGGSESSGSVGAKKREAPRSLSRSNIALLITALVLVVAVAALNLIHVPKVILRPGPVTNTLGETDGKPVVEIKGVKTYPTSGNLDFVTISMAGGPQYPVSVMEWLKAKYIDNDAEIDPESMWFPKGITSKQVEQQSTSEMTNSQETAEVVAMRAAGITVPESITVVQLQQGAAAAGELKPKDVLVSLNGSKVTDLKSVSTTMSKVTPGATVPVVVKRAGKQVRLRVPTGKGEDGGAVFGIAISPSYKFPYDVKVNVGAVGGPSAGTMFTLAMYDMLTPGALTGGKKVAGTGTISEDGSVGPIGGIRQKLIAAKRADAQFFFAPGSDCQEAKGHVPSGLTVIRINTLQDALKALKQIRGGKTTGFVGCG; encoded by the coding sequence ATGGCGGCAGGTACGAACGAGCGGGGCAGGTTGGACGGGGCGACCGGCGGGGGTTCCGAGTCCTCGGGGAGCGTTGGCGCGAAGAAACGGGAGGCCCCACGCAGCCTCAGCCGCTCCAACATCGCCCTGCTGATCACGGCGCTCGTCCTGGTGGTCGCGGTCGCCGCGCTCAACCTGATCCACGTGCCGAAGGTGATCCTGCGGCCCGGGCCGGTGACCAACACCCTGGGCGAGACCGACGGGAAACCGGTCGTCGAGATCAAGGGCGTCAAGACCTACCCGACCTCGGGGAACCTGGACTTCGTCACCATCTCGATGGCGGGTGGGCCGCAGTACCCGGTCAGCGTGATGGAGTGGCTGAAGGCGAAGTACATCGACAACGACGCCGAGATCGACCCCGAGAGCATGTGGTTCCCCAAGGGCATCACCTCCAAGCAGGTGGAGCAGCAGAGCACCTCCGAGATGACCAACTCGCAGGAGACCGCCGAGGTGGTCGCGATGCGCGCGGCGGGCATCACCGTCCCCGAGTCGATCACGGTCGTGCAGTTGCAGCAGGGCGCGGCCGCCGCGGGCGAACTCAAGCCCAAGGATGTGCTGGTGTCGCTCAACGGCAGCAAGGTCACCGACCTGAAGTCGGTCTCGACGACGATGTCGAAGGTCACGCCGGGCGCGACCGTGCCGGTCGTGGTCAAGCGCGCCGGCAAGCAGGTCCGGCTGCGGGTCCCGACGGGCAAGGGCGAGGACGGCGGCGCCGTCTTCGGGATCGCGATCTCCCCGTCATACAAGTTCCCGTACGACGTGAAGGTCAACGTCGGTGCGGTGGGTGGCCCGTCGGCGGGCACGATGTTCACCCTCGCGATGTACGACATGCTCACGCCGGGGGCGCTGACCGGGGGCAAGAAGGTGGCCGGCACCGGCACCATCAGCGAGGACGGCTCGGTCGGCCCGATCGGCGGCATCCGGCAGAAGCTGATCGCGGCGAAACGCGCCGACGCGCAGTTCTTCTTCGCCCCGGGCAGCGACTGCCAGGAGGCCAAGGGTCACGTGCCGAGCGGGCTGACGGTCATCAGGATCAACACCCTGCAGGACGCCCTGAAGGCGCTGAAGCAGATCCGCGGCGGCAAGACCACCGGCTTCGTGGGGTGTGGCTGA
- a CDS encoding PPA1309 family protein, which translates to MPSEDPIPVAKPVLSPLAECAIDTERHVAAAGWDQAPRLFAIARNEDLLQREPGLAGQLRGADPSAYSTIEQEGLPQTSNIESLLRQLAWPPEVDGVALAIERIVVPPEAEQGLPDNPTEATDVLAAHPDRADVRLLVAVLRDGDSICLLRQRAHDADDKVAVGKDIAPGLVHALRVTLE; encoded by the coding sequence ATGCCGTCCGAGGACCCGATTCCCGTCGCCAAGCCCGTGCTCAGCCCGCTCGCGGAGTGCGCGATCGACACCGAGCGGCACGTCGCCGCTGCCGGCTGGGACCAGGCTCCGCGGCTGTTCGCGATCGCCCGGAACGAGGATCTGCTGCAGCGGGAGCCGGGCCTCGCGGGTCAGTTGCGCGGCGCGGACCCGTCGGCATACAGCACCATCGAGCAGGAGGGGCTGCCGCAGACCTCCAACATCGAGAGCCTGCTGCGGCAACTCGCGTGGCCGCCGGAGGTCGACGGTGTCGCGCTGGCCATCGAGCGGATCGTCGTGCCGCCGGAGGCGGAGCAGGGCCTGCCCGACAACCCCACCGAGGCGACCGACGTGCTGGCCGCACACCCCGACCGGGCCGACGTCCGTCTGCTGGTCGCCGTGCTGCGCGACGGCGACTCGATCTGCCTGTTACGCCAGCGCGCCCACGACGCCGACGACAAGGTCGCCGTCGGCAAGGACATCGCGCCGGGCCTGGTGCACGCGCTGCGGGTCACCCTCGAGTAA